Proteins from a single region of Nitrospinaceae bacterium:
- a CDS encoding D-2-hydroxyacid dehydrogenase family protein — MRIVIPDDNFSLFTGTAQLERLKGLGDVRHYEDNAPDREALLERLGDAEIIITTRYQTDFKTTDLLEHMPDLKMIAVMGTRPRQVNMKVANAKGVTVSCVPGASSVSIAEHTIMMVLALAKRLPVLMPGMRAGEWPRADGTEIEGKTIGLLGFGHIGTKVSRKAAGLGMRPIVWSRSMTPERAAEWGAESVSFDECLAADFVSAHLHVNDGTRGIISREAIAKMKSHAYFINTSRAALVDEGALIEALRENKIAGAGVDVFEPDEPLPVDSPWRSLDNVVLSPHSAWNTDGTVGRFISLPVDNIEAFLKGAPQNVVTEDV, encoded by the coding sequence ATGAGAATTGTAATCCCAGACGACAATTTTAGTCTCTTCACCGGCACTGCACAGCTCGAAAGACTTAAAGGCTTGGGTGATGTGCGCCACTACGAGGACAACGCGCCGGATAGAGAAGCCTTGCTTGAGCGCCTGGGCGATGCCGAAATTATCATCACCACGCGCTATCAGACTGATTTTAAAACCACAGATCTTCTTGAGCACATGCCGGACCTCAAGATGATTGCTGTCATGGGCACCAGGCCCAGGCAGGTCAACATGAAGGTGGCCAATGCAAAAGGCGTTACCGTCTCGTGTGTCCCCGGTGCAAGTAGCGTATCTATTGCCGAGCACACGATCATGATGGTCCTCGCGCTGGCCAAGCGCCTGCCGGTTCTCATGCCCGGCATGCGGGCAGGCGAGTGGCCCCGCGCCGACGGCACCGAGATTGAGGGCAAGACGATAGGGCTCCTGGGCTTTGGCCACATTGGCACCAAGGTGAGCCGCAAGGCGGCAGGGCTGGGAATGCGGCCTATCGTCTGGTCGCGCTCAATGACCCCTGAGCGGGCCGCTGAGTGGGGAGCCGAGTCGGTGAGCTTCGATGAATGTCTTGCTGCGGATTTTGTTTCCGCCCACCTCCATGTCAACGATGGTACGCGGGGAATCATTTCGCGCGAGGCGATAGCGAAGATGAAGTCGCATGCCTATTTCATCAACACCTCGCGTGCGGCACTGGTGGACGAGGGGGCGCTGATCGAGGCGTTGCGCGAAAATAAAATTGCTGGCGCAGGCGTCGATGTATTCGAGCCCGACGAGCCGCTCCCCGTAGACTCGCCCTGGCGCTCACTCGATAACGTCGTGCTCTCGCCTCATTCGGCCTGGAACACCGATGGCACGGTGGGTCGGTTTATTTCCTTGCCGGTAGACAATATCGAGGCGTTCCTCAAAGGTGCGCCCCAGAACGTTGTTACAGAAGATGTGTAG
- a CDS encoding TOBE domain-containing protein, with product MASEKPEFKWESIKVGMVAGERDITVLPEMVAAHLEGVEASRDWYESDSTFGGPIAPPMIFINDVLQIIAGDVSRAYFLGSVADYLVKVPGLDEELRVGGDPANYFTAGSKVRLAIEPESVISVRDSER from the coding sequence ATGGCCAGTGAAAAACCGGAATTCAAGTGGGAGAGCATCAAGGTGGGTATGGTCGCGGGCGAGCGAGATATTACCGTCTTGCCCGAAATGGTGGCGGCCCACCTCGAGGGGGTCGAGGCCAGTCGAGATTGGTATGAGTCGGATTCCACGTTTGGCGGGCCCATTGCCCCGCCGATGATCTTCATTAATGACGTGCTTCAGATCATTGCCGGTGATGTTTCGCGCGCCTACTTCCTCGGGAGCGTGGCGGACTATCTGGTGAAAGTGCCGGGTCTTGATGAGGAGCTTCGCGTCGGGGGCGATCCCGCCAACTACTTCACGGCCGGCTCAAAGGTGCGGCTCGCCATTGAGCCCGAGTCTGTCATTTCCGTTCGCGACAGTGAGAGGTAG
- a CDS encoding FecR domain-containing protein, with protein sequence MHSRRITRKLTGFLVCSILALGVSNANAANNAADLAMELAKALKVSAANAPAALKALQGRGIIPVEVFSGDPVTSNVAQTIATGLIKSGIKPPEAAKTLAAAAAAASVPLQDAVQGAVKAAIAAGADVAAVTKAASEGAVKGSTAQVSGPMTKGRYIKRNFLNKDTRSDAAAAYVPKGKANFEAVVAEIAAKGENSFAGSKASDPLTRADFLTLRYLQVGGKPGAVIGDKKRLLKKKGLIASEDIGQVKSFQGDATLTHPGSEKSIKITGNEAILYKDVGETELDARIELLFDDGSTLTISEDTALTIDEMIYNPKTKYRSIKLRVKSGTIHVKTAKNSNPKSKFSIVTPTVVAGLRGTDVYMNVTPTGASRVTSNTGANAGNVVMRAATVSDRPPPATTPTPGTPPLAATPAQAPPGVTVTPGNGSSAAPGATTASPPAPPTPAQNQADAAATTITNPGTPQAVSVAGDAAGSAALAAASGAVQAAQAAGVNVGPVANAAAQGAMTGAQAAGAGGAAGIIANASANGAVSGAQVSGANVAAAANASSQGSIQGAQAVGANANAAAAGASNGAVLGAQSSGANMAAVANASAQGAMQAAQSSGANLAAIANASAQGAMQGAEVSGANASAVANAAAQGSMQAAVAGGSNVAAIANATAQGVVAAAQAMGGNAGAMSQAASSGAIAAAQAAGANVTVIATAVASGAVASAQLNNANVGAIAQAASSGAMQAASQFAPGAPGAPAGAASFASAIANAMAQGAMAGAQAGGANIGAVAHGTSAGSIAGAQAGGMDVGSIAQAMSQGLTQGAGAANAGVVAQAALTGAVQAAAASGANVNAIAAATSTGSVQAAAAAGINISVIVQASSAGVVSGAASIQQAQAQGQSLAGLFSGSTGAAGELGASGAPNVPGAPGVPGGPGGPPTAFTINTTAIAQAATGAMVQAMMQAGPGGPGGQGGPTNIAAIVQAAAQGAASAAAFAAAAGGGPGGPGGPGGPGSPGGPGGFDVASFAQSIAQAGAQAFQAGPGGPGGPGGPVNIDIAAITSSVTTQTQAFVAQAQAAGAFSGPGGPVPGGFAGPPPPGTSFAGLPGDPGGAPGEGGDPGAFIAPPPGGFVGPAPDGSTFVPLDSLATDTTLINLIIEGATAEEIAASIISGSVGDSTLTTTVQTTTVEAEEPPVILRDSLDRQIVGVLLSTAPDGTTAEMFTYIFVKDSNGISTVDVKVTVPNSNIPIPIFQTFQALVFPEETFKLGSLMSEDVRKEFFEKDLTSSLLGTIPTTGITGTYKFEVFEPNTSTPSITRTVLFSGVAALLPNPSAPTVSGSGTTPTIIGTALTSSQLTAVGASAAYYQIIAENITTGAIEFIFDGVSGPTMATATQLQSGIQVPSGLLISSNSYRFAVLAFDASTLLGATRTSESAEASAFTP encoded by the coding sequence ATGCATAGCCGCCGAATCACAAGAAAACTCACAGGTTTTTTAGTATGTAGCATTTTGGCGCTTGGTGTATCGAATGCCAACGCGGCCAACAATGCTGCGGACTTAGCGATGGAGCTGGCCAAGGCGCTCAAAGTGTCGGCGGCCAATGCCCCAGCTGCGCTTAAAGCACTACAGGGACGAGGCATCATACCTGTCGAGGTTTTTTCAGGCGATCCGGTTACCTCCAACGTGGCGCAGACAATCGCCACTGGTCTAATTAAATCAGGCATCAAACCCCCGGAGGCGGCAAAAACGCTAGCCGCCGCCGCCGCTGCCGCATCAGTCCCCCTCCAGGATGCGGTGCAGGGTGCCGTCAAGGCCGCCATTGCTGCGGGGGCCGATGTCGCCGCCGTGACAAAGGCTGCCTCCGAGGGTGCCGTCAAGGGCTCAACGGCCCAGGTCTCAGGCCCTATGACCAAGGGCAGATATATCAAACGAAACTTTCTCAACAAGGACACGCGCTCTGACGCCGCCGCCGCCTACGTTCCCAAGGGCAAGGCAAATTTTGAAGCTGTGGTGGCGGAAATTGCAGCCAAGGGAGAGAATAGCTTTGCTGGCAGCAAGGCCTCAGATCCCCTCACACGCGCCGACTTCCTGACCTTGAGATACCTTCAGGTAGGCGGCAAACCGGGCGCGGTCATCGGCGATAAAAAACGCCTCCTCAAGAAAAAAGGACTCATCGCCTCCGAGGACATCGGACAGGTCAAATCATTCCAGGGCGATGCTACCCTCACGCACCCCGGCTCAGAAAAATCAATCAAGATCACGGGCAACGAGGCGATTCTCTATAAGGATGTAGGAGAAACTGAGCTCGACGCACGAATCGAACTGCTCTTCGACGATGGCAGCACACTCACCATCAGTGAGGACACAGCGCTCACCATCGACGAAATGATCTACAATCCGAAGACCAAATACCGCTCGATCAAGCTGCGAGTGAAGTCGGGAACAATTCACGTTAAGACGGCGAAGAACAGCAACCCGAAATCGAAATTCTCAATTGTCACACCGACCGTCGTTGCCGGACTCCGGGGAACAGACGTTTACATGAACGTCACCCCCACCGGCGCATCACGGGTCACTTCGAACACAGGCGCGAACGCGGGTAACGTTGTCATGCGAGCCGCCACCGTTTCCGACCGACCGCCACCAGCGACGACGCCAACCCCTGGCACACCCCCGCTTGCAGCCACCCCGGCCCAGGCGCCGCCAGGGGTCACGGTCACCCCCGGCAACGGCTCCAGCGCCGCACCCGGCGCGACAACCGCCTCGCCCCCCGCGCCGCCCACCCCGGCGCAGAATCAGGCCGACGCCGCCGCGACAACCATTACAAATCCCGGCACGCCTCAGGCCGTATCGGTGGCAGGTGATGCCGCCGGGTCTGCTGCGCTAGCCGCAGCGAGCGGTGCCGTGCAGGCCGCCCAGGCGGCAGGCGTGAACGTTGGTCCTGTCGCTAATGCCGCTGCCCAAGGTGCGATGACAGGCGCGCAAGCCGCTGGCGCGGGTGGTGCCGCCGGTATCATCGCCAACGCATCCGCGAACGGCGCGGTCTCCGGCGCGCAAGTCTCAGGCGCCAACGTGGCAGCCGCCGCTAACGCCTCATCTCAAGGCTCGATTCAGGGCGCCCAAGCAGTAGGTGCGAACGCCAACGCCGCAGCCGCGGGCGCAAGCAACGGGGCCGTCCTCGGCGCACAGTCCTCCGGCGCCAACATGGCCGCCGTCGCCAACGCTTCCGCGCAGGGCGCGATGCAGGCGGCGCAATCCTCGGGCGCGAATTTGGCCGCCATCGCCAATGCCTCCGCGCAGGGCGCGATGCAGGGCGCCGAGGTCTCGGGCGCCAACGCAAGTGCCGTCGCGAATGCTGCGGCCCAGGGCTCGATGCAGGCCGCCGTCGCAGGTGGCTCGAACGTGGCAGCCATCGCCAACGCTACGGCGCAGGGCGTCGTTGCAGCGGCACAGGCCATGGGCGGCAACGCCGGAGCCATGTCACAAGCCGCATCAAGCGGCGCCATCGCGGCTGCCCAGGCAGCAGGCGCAAATGTAACCGTAATCGCCACCGCCGTCGCTTCAGGCGCCGTGGCATCCGCACAATTAAATAACGCCAACGTCGGGGCGATCGCCCAGGCGGCATCGTCAGGCGCGATGCAGGCCGCCTCACAGTTCGCTCCAGGCGCTCCTGGTGCCCCCGCGGGTGCGGCTAGCTTCGCGAGTGCTATCGCGAATGCGATGGCACAGGGTGCAATGGCCGGAGCGCAGGCAGGGGGCGCCAACATCGGCGCCGTCGCGCATGGAACCTCCGCCGGCAGCATCGCTGGTGCCCAAGCGGGCGGCATGGACGTTGGCAGCATCGCCCAGGCGATGTCCCAGGGCCTGACCCAGGGGGCCGGCGCGGCTAACGCTGGCGTCGTGGCTCAGGCCGCATTGACGGGGGCCGTGCAGGCCGCCGCCGCATCCGGCGCGAACGTGAACGCAATCGCCGCAGCGACATCGACCGGCTCCGTTCAGGCCGCCGCCGCTGCGGGAATCAACATTTCGGTAATAGTTCAGGCGTCATCGGCGGGCGTGGTATCGGGTGCCGCCTCCATCCAGCAGGCGCAGGCCCAGGGTCAGTCCCTTGCCGGGCTGTTTAGCGGCTCCACCGGAGCGGCTGGCGAACTCGGTGCCTCCGGTGCCCCCAATGTACCCGGTGCCCCCGGCGTACCCGGCGGACCGGGCGGTCCTCCCACGGCATTTACAATCAACACCACCGCCATCGCACAAGCAGCGACTGGCGCAATGGTCCAGGCAATGATGCAGGCAGGACCAGGAGGTCCTGGTGGTCAAGGTGGACCAACGAATATAGCCGCTATCGTTCAAGCCGCCGCACAGGGCGCGGCATCTGCGGCGGCATTTGCCGCAGCCGCAGGAGGCGGTCCGGGCGGTCCCGGTGGACCTGGCGGGCCGGGTAGTCCGGGCGGGCCGGGTGGATTTGACGTTGCCTCGTTTGCCCAATCTATCGCCCAGGCGGGTGCTCAGGCATTTCAAGCAGGACCCGGCGGGCCGGGTGGTCCCGGCGGGCCAGTAAATATAGACATCGCCGCTATCACGAGTTCAGTAACCACTCAGACACAGGCGTTCGTCGCACAGGCCCAGGCGGCCGGTGCCTTCAGCGGTCCTGGTGGACCGGTTCCGGGTGGATTCGCCGGCCCACCACCACCAGGCACTAGCTTTGCCGGCCTTCCGGGAGATCCGGGCGGCGCTCCCGGCGAAGGCGGTGATCCCGGCGCCTTTATCGCACCTCCTCCTGGTGGCTTCGTCGGCCCTGCTCCCGACGGCTCGACATTTGTTCCGCTCGATTCCCTAGCGACGGACACCACCCTCATCAATTTGATCATAGAGGGCGCCACTGCCGAGGAAATCGCTGCAAGCATCATCTCTGGGTCAGTAGGCGATAGCACACTCACCACCACTGTTCAGACAACTACGGTGGAGGCAGAAGAACCGCCGGTGATTCTCAGGGACTCCCTCGATCGGCAGATCGTGGGTGTTCTCCTCTCAACGGCGCCGGACGGCACCACCGCCGAGATGTTCACCTATATATTCGTCAAGGACAGCAACGGGATTAGCACGGTAGATGTCAAAGTGACGGTGCCAAATTCCAACATTCCTATCCCTATTTTCCAAACCTTCCAGGCATTGGTTTTCCCGGAGGAGACATTTAAATTAGGCTCCCTCATGTCCGAAGACGTGCGGAAGGAGTTTTTCGAAAAAGATCTCACCAGTTCCCTGCTGGGAACGATTCCGACAACGGGCATTACCGGCACCTATAAATTTGAGGTCTTCGAGCCGAACACGTCCACCCCGAGCATTACGAGGACTGTGCTCTTCTCGGGCGTCGCGGCACTACTTCCGAATCCTTCGGCGCCGACCGTCTCGGGTTCGGGCACCACACCCACCATCATCGGCACCGCGCTGACATCGAGCCAGCTCACGGCCGTCGGAGCCTCGGCGGCGTACTACCAAATCATCGCCGAGAACATTACTACCGGAGCTATCGAGTTTATTTTCGACGGTGTGTCTGGACCCACCATGGCAACCGCCACTCAGCTACAGTCCGGCATCCAGGTTCCCAGCGGTTTACTCATTAGCAGCAATAGCTACCGTTTCGCGGTCCTTGCATTTGATGCATCAACTCTTTTGGGCGCAACAAGAACTTCCGAAAGCGCTGAAGCAAGCGCATTTACACCCTAA
- a CDS encoding tetratricopeptide repeat protein, which yields MTSTLKLLAIQIISAGLITAPVFAATGPLTEAKQLEAQATKHLNAKNIDTAIPLLRRALELLEKKLGPAHPRLASTLGNLAIVQQMKGRNAEALSLFSRALKIREKALGAEHPKVADTLNNIGGFLQSQGKQKKAAAFFRRALAIREKKLGRYHLKVGRSLKKLADIYRLQQKYSQAEPLYRRALAVFDKTLPPGHTKITETLEFLTLSMFPQRKFLSAEPLLKRLLALQEKYLGKEHIVISKTLNNLAISLRIKGNLPVAEGLLRRSLAIVQKNLGPNNLHVAVGLNNLADIYQIQGLLPKAELLYIASMKMREKILGDRSPQVLFSLNNLTSLYLKQRKYDKAEPILKRVLDIHTKTLGPKHPRVASSLAFLGNLYLRKGEFEKSVAHHQRALEIREKIYGSDHPEVAKSLHQLATSYIFQVDPGKFREAADLLKRALRIRQKKFSKNHPAIALTLESLALLYKTNERDGKRFSERAKIIRSNIKKNKKKKTKR from the coding sequence ATGACATCAACACTAAAATTACTCGCGATACAAATAATCTCTGCGGGATTAATCACAGCCCCCGTATTTGCGGCTACCGGGCCTCTCACAGAGGCGAAACAACTCGAGGCCCAGGCAACTAAACACCTAAACGCCAAGAACATAGACACCGCAATACCCCTCCTGCGCCGCGCTCTCGAGCTTCTCGAGAAAAAACTCGGCCCCGCACATCCCCGCCTGGCATCGACCCTTGGTAACTTGGCAATTGTTCAGCAAATGAAAGGGCGCAATGCCGAGGCGCTCTCGTTATTCAGCCGCGCACTCAAGATTCGCGAGAAAGCGCTGGGCGCCGAGCATCCAAAAGTCGCCGACACTCTCAACAACATCGGCGGCTTTCTTCAATCGCAGGGCAAACAAAAAAAAGCGGCTGCCTTTTTCCGGCGTGCCCTCGCCATCCGAGAAAAAAAGCTTGGTCGCTACCATCTCAAAGTGGGTCGGAGCCTCAAGAAATTAGCCGACATCTACCGACTTCAACAAAAATACAGCCAGGCCGAGCCTCTCTACCGGCGAGCCCTCGCGGTTTTTGACAAAACCCTGCCCCCCGGGCACACCAAGATCACCGAAACCCTCGAGTTCCTGACATTGTCGATGTTTCCGCAACGAAAATTCCTGTCCGCAGAACCTCTTCTTAAGCGCCTGCTCGCCTTACAGGAAAAATATCTGGGCAAGGAGCACATCGTGATTTCCAAGACTCTCAATAATCTGGCCATCTCCCTGAGAATCAAGGGAAATCTGCCAGTCGCCGAGGGACTCCTTCGGCGCTCTTTGGCTATCGTTCAGAAAAACCTGGGGCCCAACAATCTCCATGTCGCAGTAGGTCTGAATAATCTCGCTGATATCTATCAGATACAAGGCTTACTGCCGAAGGCCGAACTTCTCTATATCGCTTCCATGAAAATGCGGGAAAAAATTCTGGGCGACAGGAGCCCGCAAGTGCTTTTTTCCCTGAATAATCTTACCAGTCTCTACCTCAAGCAAAGAAAATATGACAAGGCTGAACCTATCCTGAAGCGGGTACTCGACATTCACACAAAAACACTTGGGCCCAAGCACCCTCGCGTCGCCTCAAGCCTCGCCTTTTTAGGGAACCTTTACCTGCGCAAGGGCGAATTCGAAAAATCCGTGGCACATCATCAGCGTGCCCTTGAAATTCGCGAGAAGATATATGGCTCAGATCATCCCGAGGTGGCCAAGAGTCTTCATCAACTGGCAACCAGCTACATTTTTCAGGTTGACCCCGGCAAATTCCGCGAGGCGGCAGATTTACTAAAACGAGCGCTGCGTATCCGGCAGAAAAAATTCAGCAAGAACCACCCGGCCATCGCTCTAACTCTCGAATCCTTAGCCCTTCTCTACAAAACCAACGAGAGGGACGGAAAACGATTTTCGGAAAGAGCCAAAATTATCCGGAGTAATATCAAGAAGAACAAAAAGAAAAAAACAAAACGCTAA
- a CDS encoding aminotransferase class III-fold pyridoxal phosphate-dependent enzyme: MSDNFESTHAGSKELFAKAGTRLPGGLNGELRAADPFPLFIERAQGSRKWDADDNEYIDYSMGSAALLLGHAHPAITSAIVRQAPRGTLYSGLTALEVEWATLISELYPSARQIRFTGSGTEANTLAFRLARAATGREKILRFEGHFHGWGDDTSVGIKLPFGEPHSHGILPAVDAASVLCQADAASAAAAIDANPDIAAIVLEPSGASWGTVPIPDNFLEDLRQLADKSGALLIFDEVITGFRWSPGGMQALSGVTPDITTLAKNLTGGLPGGAVAGSPEVMRLLDPAVEFKGKRAGVFHRGTFNANPLSAAAGIAALGIFKTGEPQRHADAMAARLREGMNRVLLRREIAGAAYGPSSTCHIYLGPVKRPGTIDGLGAAELKSIPPKTVAALQRALRVRGVDLMSYTGGVTSAAHTEADIDKTIDVFDEAASALAESGTVERL, encoded by the coding sequence GTGAGCGATAATTTTGAGAGTACTCATGCGGGCTCAAAAGAGCTTTTCGCCAAAGCAGGCACCAGGCTCCCCGGTGGCCTCAATGGCGAGCTCCGCGCCGCCGACCCGTTTCCCCTCTTTATCGAGCGCGCCCAGGGCTCTCGCAAATGGGACGCAGACGACAACGAGTACATCGACTATTCGATGGGCAGCGCCGCCCTGCTTCTCGGCCACGCCCACCCGGCCATCACCAGCGCCATCGTGCGCCAGGCCCCGCGGGGCACCCTCTATTCGGGCTTGACCGCCCTTGAGGTCGAATGGGCCACGCTCATCAGTGAACTCTACCCCTCGGCAAGACAGATACGCTTCACGGGCTCGGGCACCGAGGCCAACACCCTGGCCTTTCGCCTCGCCCGCGCCGCCACCGGCCGCGAGAAAATCCTCCGCTTCGAGGGCCACTTCCACGGCTGGGGCGATGACACCTCGGTCGGCATCAAGCTGCCCTTTGGTGAGCCCCACAGCCACGGCATCCTCCCCGCCGTGGACGCCGCCTCGGTCCTCTGCCAGGCCGACGCGGCAAGCGCAGCTGCCGCCATCGATGCCAACCCGGACATCGCCGCTATCGTGCTAGAGCCCTCTGGCGCCTCGTGGGGAACGGTGCCTATCCCCGATAATTTCCTCGAAGACCTGAGGCAGCTCGCCGATAAGAGCGGCGCGCTGCTCATTTTCGATGAAGTCATCACCGGCTTTCGCTGGAGCCCGGGCGGGATGCAGGCTTTATCCGGCGTAACCCCCGACATCACCACCCTGGCCAAGAACCTGACGGGCGGCCTGCCCGGCGGCGCCGTCGCCGGGAGCCCCGAGGTCATGCGCCTCCTCGACCCAGCCGTTGAGTTCAAGGGCAAGCGCGCTGGCGTCTTCCACCGGGGCACCTTCAACGCCAATCCGCTATCGGCCGCCGCAGGCATCGCCGCGCTCGGCATATTCAAAACCGGCGAGCCCCAGCGCCATGCCGACGCCATGGCGGCCCGCCTCCGCGAGGGAATGAACCGCGTCCTACTGCGCCGTGAAATCGCAGGCGCCGCCTACGGACCCTCGTCCACCTGCCACATCTATCTCGGCCCCGTGAAGCGCCCCGGCACCATCGATGGCCTCGGCGCCGCCGAGCTAAAAAGCATCCCGCCCAAAACGGTCGCGGCCCTCCAGCGCGCCCTCCGCGTTCGCGGCGTTGATCTGATGAGCTACACCGGGGGCGTCACCTCGGCAGCGCACACCGAGGCCGACATCGACAAAACGATAGACGTGTTTGATGAAGCTGCCAGCGCACTGGCAGAAAGCGGCACGGTCGAGCGGCTATAG